In the Helicobacter sp. 11S03491-1 genome, one interval contains:
- the ubiE gene encoding bifunctional demethylmenaquinone methyltransferase/2-methoxy-6-polyprenyl-1,4-benzoquinol methylase UbiE, which yields MDKQKQIIEMFNQIAPTYDSANRILSLGIDIKWRKQACKKAFEYIEDLKIQTILDVACGTGDMILHWQKNAHKFGKSLGKIIGIDPSGGMLQIAQEKLKDQIQSHEIELFLGEAKNLDPIPSESIDILSIAYGLRNVVDIQAALREFQRVLKKGGVLVILEFTKKNKENFLDKITGFYTKKILPFVGGLVSHNYKAYRYLPNSIESFLSVEMLQEELNKIGVDTKFIKGYSANISTLLIGVKQ from the coding sequence ATGGATAAACAAAAACAAATTATTGAAATGTTTAATCAAATTGCCCCTACTTATGATAGTGCTAATCGTATTTTGAGTTTGGGGATTGATATAAAATGGAGAAAGCAAGCTTGCAAAAAAGCTTTTGAATATATAGAAGATTTAAAAATACAAACTATACTTGATGTTGCTTGTGGAACCGGAGATATGATTTTGCATTGGCAAAAAAATGCGCATAAGTTTGGCAAATCGCTTGGAAAAATCATTGGCATTGATCCTTCCGGTGGGATGCTCCAAATTGCACAAGAAAAACTTAAAGATCAAATACAATCACATGAGATAGAGCTTTTTTTAGGAGAAGCAAAGAATCTTGATCCTATCCCATCAGAAAGTATAGATATTTTATCTATTGCTTATGGACTTAGGAATGTGGTGGATATTCAAGCAGCCTTAAGGGAATTTCAAAGAGTTTTGAAAAAGGGAGGAGTTTTGGTGATTCTTGAATTCACAAAAAAAAATAAAGAGAATTTTTTGGATAAAATAACAGGGTTTTATACGAAAAAGATTTTGCCTTTTGTGGGTGGCTTGGTATCGCATAATTACAAAGCTTATCGGTATTTACCCAATTCTATAGAAAGTTTCTTGAGTGTGGAAATGCTTCAAGAAGAGTTAAATAAAATCGGAGTAGATACAAAATTTATTAAAGGTTATAGCGCAAATATTTCAACCTTATTAATTGGAGTAAAACAATAA